GTTCAAGATGCGGTAGTACAATGGTGGTATGGTCATAATGCAGTTGCATTCTTCCTTACTACTCCTTTCCTAGGATTAATGTATTACTTCTTACCAAAAGCAGCTAATCGACCTGTTTATTCTTATAAACTATCTATTATACACTTCTGGTCATTAATATTCTTATATATGTGGGCTGGTCCTCATCACCTTTTATATCAAGCTTTGCCAGATTGGGCACAAACTTTAGGCGTTGTGTTTAGTATTATGTTGATTGCTCCTAGTTGGGGAGGTATGATTAATGGTTTATTAACTCTACGTGGTGTATGGGATAAAGTAAAAGAAGAACCTATTCTGAAATTCTTTGTTGTTGCGGTTACTGCATATGGAATGGCAACATTTGAAGGGCCTTTGCTTTCCTTAAAGAACGTAAATGCCATCAGTCACTTTACTGACTGGACACCAGCACATACTCATATTGGTGGTATGGGTTGGAATGGGTTATTAACATTCGGTATGCTTTATTGGTTAGTACCTAGATTATATGGTGTTAAAATCTTTAGTAAAAAATTAGCCAATACACACTTCTGGATTGCTACTATTGGTATGTTATTCTGGGCTATCCCTATGTATTGGGCTGGTGTCACTCAAAGTTTAATGTGGAAAGAATTCAATGATGAAGGTATGTTAGCTTATCCTAATTTCTTGGAGACTGTTATCCAGATTGTACCACTCTATATCACAAGAGTTTTTGGTGGCCTTCTATATATGATTGGTTTCTTAATGATGATGTATAACTTGTATAAAACGATGGCTATTGGTAATTTCATCGGAGATGAAGAAACTAGTGCGCCTGCTTTACATGTAGAATCAGAAAAACGAGTGGCGGGTGAAACCATTCATGGGTGGTTAGAAAGAAAGCCTGTTCAGTTTACTATATGGGCTGTTATTGCAGTTGCTATTGGTGGTGCCGTTGAAATCATTCCTATGATTACAGTCAAATCTAATATTCCAACTATTGCAACAGTAACGCCTTATTCTCCTTTAGAATTACAAGGTAGAGATATTTATATCCGTGAAGGTTGTTATAACTGTCACTCGCAACAAGTAAGACCATTCCGTTCTGAAGTAGAACGTTATGGAGATTATTCTAAAGCTGGTGAATTTGTTTATGACTTCCCATTCCAGTGGGGTTCTAAGCGTACAGGTCCAGATTTGGCACGTACTGGTGATATGAACAGTAAAATGTATAAATCTAGTGCTTGGCATTATAACCATATGATGGACCCATCTAGCACATCTCCAGGTTCTTTGATGCCTTCTTATCCATGGTTATATGATACAAAGATTGATAATAGTAGCTTAGAGCGTAAAATTGAAGTGATGCAATTCCTAGGTGTTCCATATCCAGAAGGATTTGCCCAAGAAGCCATAGGTCATTTGCAAACTCAAGCACAAGACGTAGCAAAAGACATTCCTGGTGCTAAAGCCGATACTGAAATTATTGCTTTAATTGCTTATATGCACAAAGTAGGAAGTGGTATCTCTGCAGAAAAATAAATAGAAAATCAATTGGGAGAAGCGAAACCTTCTCCCAATTTTAATTGAATACTATATGAAGCTTGCAATAAAATATTTAAGTGACATTGAAGGAATAGGAATGACACAATCCATATCATTTGTGTTTTTCTTTGCCATATTCTTGGCTATTGTATATTACGTTTTTAAAATGAAAAACTCTTACTATACTTCCATAAGCGAAATGCCACTTAAAGATGAAATTGATTCGTATTCAGATAATGAAATGATTAAAGAATTATAAAGATTATAGATATGAGCGACGATGTAAAATATCAACAAGGAAAAGTGATTGATAGCCATGAATTTGATGGTATTCAAGAATTAGATAACCCACCACCACCGTGGATCATGTATGTGTTTTATCTTAGTGTATTATTCTCAATAGGTTATTGGATTTATTTCCATATGACTGATGCAGGACCTCTGCAAGAAGATGAATTTAGGCAAGAAATGGCCATCGAAGCCAAAGCACAAGCTAAGCGCGTTGCAGCTGCTCCTCCTGTTTCTACAACTGCTTCTACCGACCCAGCTGACTTAGCTGCTGGTAAAGAACTTTTTACTGGCAAAGCTTGTTTTGCTTGTCATGGTATGAATGGAGAAGGGAATGCAATTGGGCCAAATCTGACAGATCATTTTTCTATTCATGGTTGTGATTTCACAAAAACCATAGCTGTGATTAAGAATGGAGTTCCTGCAAAAGGAATGACACCTTACAAAGATCAAATGACTCAAAAACAAACCGAACAATTGGCAAGTTATGTTTTGAGCCTTGTTGGATCTAATCCTGCAAATGCTAAAGAAGCACAAGGAACAGAATGTAAGTAGTGTTCCTGTTAAATAGGTGTTAAAGTACTAGCGGATGAACATGCTTTTTTGTTCATCCGTTTTTTTTTGCATTTCTTTGTAATGTTTATTTAGTCTAAATAATCGCATATATAGAATAAAAACAAAAACTAAATGAAAATCAAACTAATAGGCTTCGTTATTTTTGCCTCGTTATTTAATTTTCTAAATGCTCAAGAAAAAATAGCCATTGAAAATACCACGCAGATTGGTATTTACGAGCATTTGGATACTTTGATGTCAAAAGACATCTATTTGGTAGATCGGGACAGTAATAGTGTTCAACTTACCAGTCTAATCGACAAACCCACCGTTTTCTGTTTCATCTACTACAATTGCCCAGGTTTATGTTCCCCATTATTGGGTGGCGTTGCTGACGTGATTAATAAAACAGATTTAGTTTTAGGAGAAGATTATCAAGTTATAACTATTAGTATGAACGAAGATGATTATCCTTCACTAGGTGCGAAGAAAAAAGATAATTATGTGAAATCATTTACCAAAGAAGTAAATGATGAGGCTTGGATTTGGTTAACAGGTGATAGCTTAAACATTGCAAGAGCTAGTGATAACTTAGGTTTCAAATTTAAGAGAGAAGGTAAAGATTTTGTACATGCTGCAGCTATCATGGTAACTAGCCCTGAAGGAAAAGTAACTCGCTATTTGCATGGAACTTACTTTCTTCCTTTTGACCTTAAAATGGCTATTGTTGAAGCCAGTCAGGGCATTTCCGGCCCAACCATTAACAAAGTTCTTGAATTTTGCTTTAGCTACGATCCTCAAGGAAAAAAATATGTATTTAATATTACAAAAATATCGGGAAGTATCATTATGGCCTTGGCTTTATTGTTATTCCTTGTTTTAGCATTTAAAAAGAAAAAACCAAAATCAACACAGTAATATGGATGACAATGTTACATCAAAGCCTCAATTAAACTTTTTTGAGGACACTGGGGGCCGAAAAGGAATCTTTAAATGGATTCTATCAACGGACCATAAGCGAATAGGACTGCTTTATTTCTATTCCATTATCTCCTTTTTTATGGTAGGAGTAGCACTTGGTCTTTTAATGAGATTAGAGCTGTTAGAGCCTGGAGGTCAATATATTGATGCCAATACTTATAACAGTGCTTTTACACTGCACGGCGTCATCATGATTTTCCTTTTTATTATTCCTGGAATTCCAGCAGTATTTGGGAATCTAATCCTTCCCATTATTATTGGAGCTAAGGATGTAGCTTTCCCGAGAGTTAACCTTTTATCGTGGTACTTATATGTAATTGGTGCCTTTTTTGCCCTTTCTACATTGGTATTTGGTGATGGACCAGCTGATACAGGCTGGACTTTCTATGCGCCCTATAGCGTGAATACAAGTACAAACGTGAGCATGTCAGTATTAGCAGCTTTTATCTTGGGATTCTCCTCTATTCTAACGGGGCTTAACTTTTTGGTCACCATGCACCGAATGCGTGCACCAGGAATGACATGGATGCGTATGCCACTATTTGCTTGGGGGCTTTATGCCACAGCTTGGATTCAGCTATTAGCTACTCCAATTGTGGGTATCACTTTATTAATGATTGTAGCAGAGCGGTTTTTAGGCGTTGGTTTATTCGACCCTTCTTTAGGAGGTGACCCGATTTTATATCAGCACATGTTCTGGATATATTCCCACCCTGCTGTTTATGTAATGATTTTGCCAGCTATGGGAGTGATTTCAGAAATCATTCCAACTTTTTCTCAAAGAAAGATTTTTGGATACAAAGCCATTGCTTTTTCTAGTTTGTTTATTGCTTTTGTAGGATACACTGTTTGGGGACACCATATGTTCACCTCAGGAATGAGTGGTTCTGCTCGAATTATTTTCTCTATTCTTACCTTCATAGTGGCTATTCCTAGTGCTATTAAAGTATTCAACTGGTTGGCTACCATGTATGGTGGTTCTATCGATTTAAAACCAGCTATGCTCTTTGCACTTGGATTTATTTTCCTTTTCCTCATTGGAGGTTTAACAGGTTTGGTGGTTGGAGCATTAGCAACTGATGTGCACTTACATGATACCTATTTTGTTGTGGGGCACTTTCATTATGTGATGTTTGGAGGTACTGGATTTGCCTTTATTGCAGCATTATACTATTGGTTTCCTAAAATTTATGGGAAAATGTATGACGTAAAACAAGCTACCATTGCATTTTGGGTGATGTTCACTGGTTTCAACATCCTTTATTTTCCAATGTTAGTTGTTGGAATTATGGGAATGCCAAGAAGATATTATGACTATTTACCTCAGTTCCATGTTCCCAACATTATTTCAACAGTAGGAAGTTGGATATTGGTAACTGGTCTCATCATGGTCATTATTAATTTCTTTAAGGCCAAGAAAATAAGTGCAGAAGAAGCTAAAAATCCTTGGGGAGGTTTAACTTTAGAATGGACTGTACAATCACCACCTACAGTATTGAATTTTGATGAAATTCCTACTGTAACAAGTGGCCCTTACGAATATCAGAATAAGGAGGAAAGATAATGAGTTCAGAAGCTTTACAACACGCTCATGACGAGCACCGCGACGATGCTGCCTCAAAATTAGGAATGTGGTTATTCCTTTTTACTGAGTTGCTATTATTTGGAGGACTATTCTTAGTCTATTCTATATACCGAAACATGAATATGGAGGATTTTCATGCAGGTTCGGCACACCTTGATATTTTTATCGGAGCTATTAATACAATAGTATTAATTACAAGCTCTGCAACTGTTGCTATTTCTATTACTGCAATTCAAAAAAAACACTATCGCCTAGCTAAAGGATTATTGTGGTTTACCATATTAGCAGCAGGTGTTTTTATGGTGAATAAATATTTTGAGTGGGGACATAAGTTCGAAATTGGATTATACCCTGGAGGAGATATGTTTGAAGCCATGCCTGGAGGAGAACGCCTATTTTTTGTGCTTTATTATTTCATGACAGGTCTACACGGGTTGCACGTGATTATTGGAGCTATTATCATTGGTTTTGTGATTAAGGAAATTAATCAAGGAAAACAAACCTACGATAATTTCGCATTTCATGAAAATGCCGGATTATATTGGCACTTGGTCGATTTAATTTGGATATTCTTATTCCCATTAATGTACTTAATTATCTAATTATGGAAAACAATAAAAATAATCACGAAGAAGATCATCATATAGTTAGTTACGCTGCTAACCTGAGAGTTTGGGTAGTATTGCTTATATTGACTTGGTTAACCATTACTGTAGCTTATTTAGATTTTGGTAATATGGCTGTTGCTATAGCTTTATTAATTGCCACCTTTAAAGCTGGAGTCGTATTGGCCTATTATATGCATTTAAAATTTGACAGTAAGTTGCTTACTGGGTTGTTATTGGTAACTGTAGCCGTTTTTAGCTCTTTTATTATACTTACATTTTTAGATTACGCATATAGATAGAGAATTAATAAAGAAATAGATAGAATTATGAATAATGTTTCGAATTTTGTAGAAGGTGTTGATATGGCTTTTATTGTCATATTGGGGATTTCGCTCTTCTTCTTGGTAGCCATCACCGTGGTGATGGTATATTTTGTTATCAAGTTTAGTAAGAAAAATAATCCAAAACCAAGAGATGTTAAAGAAGATATGCGTTTGGAGGTTTTATGGACAGTGATTCCTACTATATTGGTATTCGTCATGTTTTATTACGGATGGGTAGGATATAAGGGAATGAGAGAATTTCCTGATGATGCCATTCATATCAAAGCTACCGGAAGAATGTGGAGTTGGTCATTTGAATACGATAATGGAAAAGTAAGCCCAAATCTTATTATGCCAACCAACAAACCTGTAGTGCTTGATTTATTTTCACCTGATGTATTGCACAGTCTATATATTCCGGCTTTTAGGGTGAAAGAGGATGTAGTACCTGGTGTAAATAATAAAATGTGGTTTGAAGCTTATGAGGAGGGTTCCTATGATATACTTTGTGCTGAATATTGCGGAGAGCGTCATAGTTTTATGTTGAGTAAAGCTGAGGTGGTAAGTCCTGAAAAATATGAGGAATGGTATGGTGAGGATCTGAGTGGTGCGAGTCCGATAGAAGCTGGTTTACAAGTTTTAACCGCCAACGGCTGTATTGCATGTCATAGTTTGAATGGTACTCGTTTAGTGGGCCCCAGTTTTCAAGGTTTATATGGAGCAGAAAGAAACATCACCTTTGCAGATGGCAGTAAAAAGACAGTAACTGCTGATGAAGAATATATTAAAAAGTCAATATATGATCCCAATTCAGAGGTAGTAGATTCTTATCCAAAAGTGATGATCTCATACAAGCAAACTATTAGTGAAGACCAGTTGA
The DNA window shown above is from Lentimicrobium sp. L6 and carries:
- the ccoN gene encoding cytochrome-c oxidase, cbb3-type subunit I → MENQKFSYDNKIVRLFMHATIIWGIVGILVGLLIALQLPFPAFNFELSFLTFGRVRPIHTNAIIFAFVGNAIFTGVYYSMQRLLKTRMFSDALGRFHFWGWQLIIVAAAITLALGYTMSKEYAELEWPIDLAIAIVWVAFGINITGTLIKRRTKHIYVAIWFYIATWTAVALLHVVNSIEIPVSLFKSYPVYAGVQDAVVQWWYGHNAVAFFLTTPFLGLMYYFLPKAANRPVYSYKLSIIHFWSLIFLYMWAGPHHLLYQALPDWAQTLGVVFSIMLIAPSWGGMINGLLTLRGVWDKVKEEPILKFFVVAVTAYGMATFEGPLLSLKNVNAISHFTDWTPAHTHIGGMGWNGLLTFGMLYWLVPRLYGVKIFSKKLANTHFWIATIGMLFWAIPMYWAGVTQSLMWKEFNDEGMLAYPNFLETVIQIVPLYITRVFGGLLYMIGFLMMMYNLYKTMAIGNFIGDEETSAPALHVESEKRVAGETIHGWLERKPVQFTIWAVIAVAIGGAVEIIPMITVKSNIPTIATVTPYSPLELQGRDIYIREGCYNCHSQQVRPFRSEVERYGDYSKAGEFVYDFPFQWGSKRTGPDLARTGDMNSKMYKSSAWHYNHMMDPSSTSPGSLMPSYPWLYDTKIDNSSLERKIEVMQFLGVPYPEGFAQEAIGHLQTQAQDVAKDIPGAKADTEIIALIAYMHKVGSGISAEK
- a CDS encoding cbb3-type cytochrome c oxidase N-terminal domain-containing protein, with amino-acid sequence MSDDVKYQQGKVIDSHEFDGIQELDNPPPPWIMYVFYLSVLFSIGYWIYFHMTDAGPLQEDEFRQEMAIEAKAQAKRVAAAPPVSTTASTDPADLAAGKELFTGKACFACHGMNGEGNAIGPNLTDHFSIHGCDFTKTIAVIKNGVPAKGMTPYKDQMTQKQTEQLASYVLSLVGSNPANAKEAQGTECK
- a CDS encoding CcoQ/FixQ family Cbb3-type cytochrome c oxidase assembly chaperone; protein product: MKLAIKYLSDIEGIGMTQSISFVFFFAIFLAIVYYVFKMKNSYYTSISEMPLKDEIDSYSDNEMIKEL
- a CDS encoding cbb3-type cytochrome c oxidase subunit I: MDDNVTSKPQLNFFEDTGGRKGIFKWILSTDHKRIGLLYFYSIISFFMVGVALGLLMRLELLEPGGQYIDANTYNSAFTLHGVIMIFLFIIPGIPAVFGNLILPIIIGAKDVAFPRVNLLSWYLYVIGAFFALSTLVFGDGPADTGWTFYAPYSVNTSTNVSMSVLAAFILGFSSILTGLNFLVTMHRMRAPGMTWMRMPLFAWGLYATAWIQLLATPIVGITLLMIVAERFLGVGLFDPSLGGDPILYQHMFWIYSHPAVYVMILPAMGVISEIIPTFSQRKIFGYKAIAFSSLFIAFVGYTVWGHHMFTSGMSGSARIIFSILTFIVAIPSAIKVFNWLATMYGGSIDLKPAMLFALGFIFLFLIGGLTGLVVGALATDVHLHDTYFVVGHFHYVMFGGTGFAFIAALYYWFPKIYGKMYDVKQATIAFWVMFTGFNILYFPMLVVGIMGMPRRYYDYLPQFHVPNIISTVGSWILVTGLIMVIINFFKAKKISAEEAKNPWGGLTLEWTVQSPPTVLNFDEIPTVTSGPYEYQNKEER
- the coxB gene encoding cytochrome c oxidase subunit II, with the protein product MNNVSNFVEGVDMAFIVILGISLFFLVAITVVMVYFVIKFSKKNNPKPRDVKEDMRLEVLWTVIPTILVFVMFYYGWVGYKGMREFPDDAIHIKATGRMWSWSFEYDNGKVSPNLIMPTNKPVVLDLFSPDVLHSLYIPAFRVKEDVVPGVNNKMWFEAYEEGSYDILCAEYCGERHSFMLSKAEVVSPEKYEEWYGEDLSGASPIEAGLQVLTANGCIACHSLNGTRLVGPSFQGLYGAERNITFADGSKKTVTADEEYIKKSIYDPNSEVVDSYPKVMISYKQTISEDQLKQINAYLKSIK
- a CDS encoding cytochrome C oxidase subunit IV family protein is translated as MENNKNNHEEDHHIVSYAANLRVWVVLLILTWLTITVAYLDFGNMAVAIALLIATFKAGVVLAYYMHLKFDSKLLTGLLLVTVAVFSSFIILTFLDYAYR
- a CDS encoding SCO family protein, whose translation is MKIKLIGFVIFASLFNFLNAQEKIAIENTTQIGIYEHLDTLMSKDIYLVDRDSNSVQLTSLIDKPTVFCFIYYNCPGLCSPLLGGVADVINKTDLVLGEDYQVITISMNEDDYPSLGAKKKDNYVKSFTKEVNDEAWIWLTGDSLNIARASDNLGFKFKREGKDFVHAAAIMVTSPEGKVTRYLHGTYFLPFDLKMAIVEASQGISGPTINKVLEFCFSYDPQGKKYVFNITKISGSIIMALALLLFLVLAFKKKKPKSTQ
- a CDS encoding cytochrome c oxidase subunit 3, yielding MSSEALQHAHDEHRDDAASKLGMWLFLFTELLLFGGLFLVYSIYRNMNMEDFHAGSAHLDIFIGAINTIVLITSSATVAISITAIQKKHYRLAKGLLWFTILAAGVFMVNKYFEWGHKFEIGLYPGGDMFEAMPGGERLFFVLYYFMTGLHGLHVIIGAIIIGFVIKEINQGKQTYDNFAFHENAGLYWHLVDLIWIFLFPLMYLII